AGAAACATATGAGAGATAGTGGGAAAAaacaaaaggaaaggaaaaagtaTGGaagaaataaaatagaaaaagaagaaaaattatatTGAAAAAATAGATGTATTAAATTAATGAAAaattgtttgataaatataaatttatgataaaggtatttttgtctttaaaaaattatttttctgcttctgcttcttgtTTTTTAAAAAGTAGAAGTTTACAGCTTCTTCCCAACAACAAAAAAACTACTTCTGCTAAAgttcaaaagcattttttttgtTGGTCAAACacttcaaattttaaaaaaaaatacttttttccgaAAAAAATATTGTTAGCATCCAAGAAGCTTGACCAAACAGGTCATTAATCATAGTCGCATCTAGTACGCACTTGAAACCTATGTTCACTAGATACATTGAAAAAGGTTTGTTGACGCAATTCTTTCTTGTTCATCGCCAATTAATCTAGCTCCTAAAATATATACTTATATTCTTGATCCTTCCCTTTCACTAGTCTCCTCACCTGGAATTGTAAATAGAGTGTTTCCTCTCTcatttatattttcttaaaaaaCGTAATGAAAGGGAAGCCGGGGCAAAGCACCCACATTTAAAAAGTTGAATTATATCAGATACTTCCTTTACAAAAGATACTAGAACGAAAAAAGTATAATCACTTGATTAAGAAGGTCTAGTTTACAGTATGATAATTTCCGATCTAGTACTTAATTCCATTATGCAACATTAGTAATTATTTTACGCAAGTAAGCGTGTTAGTCAACAGTCTTCCCTATTAatacataataataatatatatagatATCTCCTGTTGTAACTATAATAGTTAATTTTATGGAGACAAGTTGCCGCAGGCGTCGACTAGGGAGCCTGTTTCGCATAAGATGGTCAAACGCAGACAACCAAATAGCGTCAAGCTAGCTATACTGTCAAGTCGGTccttcaaaaggaaaaaaaacaacCTCAAAAGAATAGGCTCTATCTGGGGCGGTAATCAACTGATAACAATCCGTCAACCCTAAACTTATAAGTACCTTAGTCACGCCTACGAACCTATTCTATGGTTCTATttggaagaaaataaaaaatatctaCGTTTTGCGGAAAAAATTGCTTTAATAGTTAATATATTCCCTTTTATAAATATATGTTCAACTTTTACTGTCTCTCTTTAATGAATGATCCTTCCCCTAATGTaattaaaagaattgaaataaAAAGAGACTAATAAACTCCTTCCTTCATGAAATCAGTTTTCCTCTCTGCTTTTTAATATACTATTGGTTAAATATTCATGACGATGTAGGTTTTCCTCAAGTAGGCCTTTTGTAATTCAAATAGTGAATTTCCATAAGAGTTTAAGCTTTTCGCACTATAAAAAGTATTTAACATAATCAATAAATCAATTAATAGACGACTATAAGTAAATTACATAAACGTTAATTGGTAATATATAAAAATGATAACTAATCTGTAATAGCCAAGGTTTGTGAATTCTGGAGGTCCTTATGCAACTGTAGTGGTTAAATATTTGGAAACAAATCCCATTTGTATTTCATGTCATTGATATCCTATGAATTAGTAATAACAAAGCTTACGTCCCTATGATATCAAACGTTAATTGATGTTCAATCCTCCTCAACCATGACTTATTGGTCAAAGATATACGTATTGAATTCATTTCCTGTGAAACAAGATCACGAAGCGTACATTATCTAAAGATTCAGATTTATTCTCAAATCACTTTTGAAATGGTTGAGTGAAGAACCAAGCTCTGAATAAAGGTTGCTTAAGTTGAAAATTGTTGCATCAAGAATTTAGGTTTTCTTCATTAGCTAGAACCCTGACGTGACTGACTACCACCTTCTTCTTGGAAGCTACTTGCACGTGCAAACATTTTATGAATCAGAAGCTTAGTAATTGTAAAGTAATTAACACTCACGTCTCATTTATGTGTGCATATGCcacatgtaaaataaaatacaaaaagtcAAAATCTCATACTTGCATGTGAAAACCCCCTATATAAACCCTAACGCCCCCCTTTACATATCGTAGCAAAACATTTTCGAGCCATTCTCTACAGAAGACCTCCTTTTGTTCCTTGTATGTTCTTGATTCCATTCAAACATTTTCGACAATATTTGGTCACGATTCACACCAATGGAGAAACTCAACCTTTGCCTTCTGATTCTTGTCCTATCGATATTCTCCGTGAAGTGTGCAGCGGAGAGTAGTACTAGTCTTTTACATCCTCGTACTAAGACTTTTGTAGAGTTACAGTGCAGGCGAACTCGTTATCCAAAACTATGCGTAACTTCTCTAGCCAACCATGTAAATTCTACTTCACAAGATCCTCAGGAAATAGCTCAAGTTGCTTTGAAGGTAAGTTTAGTTAGGGCTGTATACACAAAATACTACCTCATGAAGGTATGCAAAGAACTTAATCAAACCAAAGCTAAGGATAATCAAGGAGTGTACGATTGTTTCGAACAAATCTCCAATGGCGTTTCCCAGCTTACAAATTCTGTTAAAGAGCTTCAACATTTGAGTTTAGATGGTGAAAGAGCATTTGTATGGCATCAAAGTAATGTTCAAACTTGGCTTAGTACAGTTTTGACTGATGCATTCAATTGCTTGGATGGGATTAATTCTGGGTATTTAATGGGTGGTAAAGTGAGGGCTACTATTAAAGCTAAGGTTCTTAATGTTGCACAAGTTACAAGCAATGCTTTGGCTTTGTTTAATGGGTTTGCAGATAGGCATAAGGCTTCTCATCATGATGGCTATGGCAAAAACAAACCCTAAAATATGTGCAACTGGCCCGGACAACACAGTTAACAAGCAGGCTCGGACACCACGGTTATTACAAGTAAAATGGGATGTTGAATTTGTGTTTTGGCTTCCTTTAGTTCTTTTTGTTATGTATGTCACTACATATGTAACTTCACTTTCCTTTCTTtcccttttttgttttttgggtgCAAACGGGAATAATATAACTTCACTAAATCTGTGAATATATATTTTTGtacttactttatatatataaaaggaaACATCGATGCAAATATTTCTAAAGAGGGACAGATCAAAAGATAAATTTTATAGGTTCAAAGTTCAAAGTTCTTTGAAATTATGAGTATAAAATTTATTGAGAGTTAATTATTATTACTTCTACATTGTGCTATGGTGAGTCATCATGTAGTTATGTGCAGTTAGTTGTAATAGTTGTAAAGTTAGTTGTATTCGTAGAGGTATTATAGTTAAATACATGTACATATATATACAATACAATTATGAGAATCAGGGTTCCATTTTACAATTCATCTCATTCTCTCTCCTCTCAACCCCTTTCCTCTCTCTCAGAACTCTCGAGAATCAACATTGAAGCTTCTAAGCAAGCTTCATATCTTCTTCATTGTGTTAATCTCAATATGATATCAGAGCCAGTAGAATGCATTCGCTCGAAATCTGTCGGAATTTTTGTGTTTCAAAATCTCTTTTCCCCCGTCACCTGCTAGGGTTTGGATCTGTGACTTAGATATGCAATTTTCGTACGAATTGAAGAATTTTCTACAAAATTGATTTGTCTACTCACTAAATCGGTTGATACATTCGTCAATTTCATCAATTAGAGCTTCTCACATTATTGTCGATCAAACAGAAGAAATCACGCCGAGTATTAGCAGAAATGACCAACCAGTCATCGATGCGAGCAGTCCTCTATACATTCACCCTTCGGATAGTCCCGGAGTAATGCTAGTGCCTGTTCCGTTTGACGAAATTGGGTATAGATCATGGAGAAGGAGTGTGTTACGAGCCCTATCAGTCAAAAACAAATTAGGGTTCATAAATGGGGAATGTAGGAAACCTACCCCCAATTCACCCCAGTTTCGTCAATGGGAAAGATACGACGATATGGTAACTTCCTGGATCCTTAATTCCTTCGCAAATGAGATTTATGACAGTGTTGAGTATGTCAATGACTCAGTCGAGCTATGGAGGGAACTGGAAGATCGATATGATCAAATAAATGAGCCAAAGCTATATCAGATCCAAAAGGAGATTAATGACCTTGTTCAGGGCACCTTAGACATCACTGCCTACTATACACGAATGAAAAGATTGTGGGAAGAATTAAACACCCTGAGTGCTAAATCTCAGTGCAACTGCGTTTGCATATGTGGATAAAAGGAAACTATGCATAAGGTAGAACAGGATCGATGACTCATTCAATTCTTGATGGGCCTAAATGAGTTCTATATAATAGTGCGAGGAAGCATTTTGATGATGAAACCTCTGCCATCCTTGGCACTAGACTTCTCTCTGCTAATACAAGAAGATCAGAAGTAGAGAAAATTTAGGCCAAACAATCAACTAAACCTCGAGTCTACTTCATTGCATGTGAATGCCATATCTTCACAACATCAAAATTCACTCGGAGCTAGGAACTTCAAAACACACTACACAGCCAACAATAGGGTCGGCCATACTGTGACTACTGCAAGAGGCCAAGCCACACAAAGGAGAAGTGTTACAAGCTACATGGGTATCCCCAAGGCAATTCATACAACAATCAAGCTTCAATAGCACTAGTACTCAACAATTCAGTTAGAGTAACAGTTCAAATCAGATTCAAGGTCATAAGTTCAATAGAGGAAAATGAGTTGTGGCAAATGTACATGTAGTCCCAGCTGATCTGCTCCATGAGAAGGAAGATGATCCAATTCTACATGATGAGaatcaaaatgtcaactttaCAAAGGAACAATATGGATAGATAATGAGTTTGCTGCAACACTTCCAGACAGGCAacatagggggatctcccagtaATGCCAACATCACTAATGGTGATGTCAACTTTGCAGGTATTGTAGTCTGCATTTCTTCTATTGATTTTGACAAACCATCATGCAAATGTTTCGAATCAAAGTCTGACCTTTGGATTATAGAATCAGGAGCATTTAACCGTATGACCTTCAATAAAACATCACTTAGTAATATCAGCACACTACCATATCCTCTACTGATAAGTTTACCAAATGGATATAGGGTGAAAGTGTTTGAATTTGGAGATATGATACTTAGTCCTGAAATCACCTTACACAAAGTCCTTTATGTTCCATCTTTCAAATACAACCTGATTTATGTACATTCACTTGCAGTGCATCTTAGATGTATTGTGTTCTTTACTAATGCACTATGTCAATTACAGGCCCCTTCAGTGAAGAGGCCTCAGGTGATTGGTAGTATCATAGAGGGACTATACTACCTATGTTCCAGATATCTAAAGGGTAAAAGTACTTTTTCAAATGCTAATGTGTTAGTTTCTTGTTGTAATTGTTTTTCTTCTGCTAGTGTAAATAGTGGAGACTTCAGAGGTCCTACTCATTCATATCATCATTCACCAAATGTAAATACTTCCACTCACAATAATAAGAATAAGTTTTTAGATGTgtttgataagtatgatgtgaatcTTTTGTTGCATAATAGGCTTGGTCACGTTCCCTTTGTCAAAATAAGAGGAATATCCTCCATACCTGTGAATTTCTCACCCAAACAACCTTTCATCTGTTCCTTTTTCCCTATGGCTAGACAAGCCAGACTCCCATTCCCACAAAGAACTAGTACCTCCACTCAGATATTTGAATTATTACATATTGATATATGGGGTCCCTATCATGTCACTACCCATGATAATTACAAGTACTTCCTCACATTAGTGGATGATTTTAGCAGGTCTACTTGGACCCATTTACTAAGCAGTAAAAGAAATGCTCTACAAGCCCTTAAAGCTTTTATAACCATTACTGAGAATCAATTCGACACCTCTGTAAAAACCATCAGATCTAACAATGGGCTGGAGTCTACCAGTCATGAAGCCACCACATTTTATCAATCCAAATGTATCATTTATCAGAAAACCTACCCCTATACACCACAATAAAATGGGGTAATGGAGAGAAGACACAAATATCTCCTAGAAACTGCTAGGGTActtatgtttcaatctaaattaCTATCTAGATATTGGGGAGAATGCATTTTGACAACCACCTACTTAATTAACAGATTACCTACTACCTACCTAAACAACAAATGCCCCATTGAAATTTTATATCACAAGAAACCCAATTACTCTTATTTGAGGAGTTTTGGTTGTCTTTGCTACCCTACTGTGCCTAAGGTGTACGGGGATATATTTGAGCCAGAACAACTCCTCATGTCtttattgtcacgccccgacctcggggagcgcgatcgacgctcaaccaagataacccggtcaagcaagcctgctagatactttctacccgacCTTGCCCATGAATAAAGTGGAGATGTACTTCATTAATTAAACATTGAAAGAACTTCATAAACAACACCCATTTCATtaccattagcagcttcatttaaaatttccaaaatattataagtttatagatataatgcaaaacatgtttgccaaataccaacacttctagttcaatttctaacatcaaacaccacccacaacctgtctacggagcctttaagtacaacaaaagagtagAATGAAAgtgtcggcaataaggccccagctatacctcataacacaacATACAACATCAAATGAAATCAGGcctggaatagagtagggctcaccaaaacctgctgaatagggagtaactgctaacgagctCCAAAGATTTCctctgatgaaccacctgcatccattaaagatgcagcgtcccggcaaaagagacgttagtatatatggaatagtactagtatataaagctaaatgtcctctttcaaaatagaattccaatataagaaaggaaaatCATGAAAACAGCAAGCAacgatcaatgatatccaaatgccaagttaaaacataatagttTTCAAAATACGAAGACAATACTGTAAAGATGATAATCAAAATACAAAGATAatgttatttttggttgggagatctttagtaccgatataccacggtgaatttagcacggagtccgatcacggcccgatcggctaagccatctcacaaaagacatccaatcacaataacaccgtacttttagcacagagtccgatctcagcccgatcggctaagctgtctcaccagagacatccaatcacaacaatttctacacaaagcagccctttcgcctcaccccaatgtgtgcgggtggaggtgtaatcacaatcacaatcaccaccatgtgtgcggcatgacgttcgatctcgacccgattggctaggtcatctcaccataatgccgtgtggattgacatcacccttttgctagcaatcatctcatc
The DNA window shown above is from Nicotiana tomentosiformis chromosome 8, ASM39032v3, whole genome shotgun sequence and carries:
- the LOC104101602 gene encoding pectinesterase inhibitor 9-like; this translates as MEKLNLCLLILVLSIFSVKCAAESSTSLLHPRTKTFVELQCRRTRYPKLCVTSLANHVNSTSQDPQEIAQVALKVSLVRAVYTKYYLMKVCKELNQTKAKDNQGVYDCFEQISNGVSQLTNSVKELQHLSLDGERAFVWHQSNVQTWLSTVLTDAFNCLDGINSGYLMGGKVRATIKAKVLNVAQVTSNALALFNGFADRHKASHHDGYGKNKP
- the LOC117278056 gene encoding uncharacterized protein — encoded protein: MLVPVPFDEIGYRSWRRSVLRALSVKNKLGFINGECRKPTPNSPQFRQWERYDDMVTSWILNSFANEIYDSVEYVNDSVELWRELEDRYDQINEPKLYQIQKEINDLVQGTLDITAYYTRMKRLWEELNTLSAKSQCNCVCICG